Genomic segment of Apostichopus japonicus isolate 1M-3 chromosome 8, ASM3797524v1, whole genome shotgun sequence:
TTTCCCAGTATAGCTTTCAATCGTAATTTACCATACGtatatttactgtgtgaaatttCAATATATGAGTCTCTTTTTTATGTTGTATcgtttgaagaaaaagaaacccaGATCTTGGTGCCTGTCTAACTGCAATCGTTACTCTCATCTATCGGCGAGATTCAATACTCACTGACGGATGTCTatagacatatttttttttatgtctgtAATAAAGCGAGATAATTTTCACTGATGAGATAAAAATGAACGGTACCTGGTAATCCTCTATCAATTGGAGAAGTTCAGCATATTTATCACCTTGTTGGAACGTCGCGCAACCGCAAGCAAGACTAAAGAGAAGGGAAACAAATAGTAGAGTTTAAATTAGTTCACACGTGATAACAACTATGCATGGTAACGACCAACTGTATTCTAGGAAACGCACTGCCCGCAAATAGGCGGTATATGGGAGGACCTGGTATAACTACTGTAATTGTTgtcttttgtgttcatttctATGTTTTGTTGCTGCATTTTCATCAATCTAAAATAAATTAACTGAAACAGTCGAAAAGAGAAGATCATTAAATGCATGTCCATGACGATAACGCTTATGAATCATtgcaccattttttttttgtatacctCTTCACCAAAGTAAGCGATGGCTGTTATAGCGAAAGAGACGTCTTTTCTCTTCAAACCCCTCCCAAACAATCCCAGGTTATATCTCATATAGAAAGGAGAAGTTCTTATACGTCAGAACAAAGAGAAAACATTTTACTGATATGAAATTTGCTGTTAGAGACACACAACCCTTATTTAAGCATTCAGTTATGTTTCTATTGACTGTGCAAGAACTTTACTAATATTCTCAGAAGCCATGAGTGtcaatatattttcttgatTAAATCTTTTAATCCTGGATGAAGAAGAATCAGAACGACATCAGGGACGTAAAGGCAGATGTTAATTCAGGAGAGGGTTAGCTAAAAGAGCACGTTACATTATTGTTCCCGGTGTCCGCCCAGGCTCTCGACGCGTCACTGTCCATGCGGACTGAGGCATCTGTGAATCTAAGGTCACAACACTACTGCGTAACTTACATATGAATTGCATCACACTTGAGACTACTGAGATGATCAACATCTGTAACTCTTAGAATCCCCATCACATTCACAATAGTTCTTGGCATCTCCTTGTGCAGGATGTCTAGAGCTTGTTTTATGTTCTCCACATACTGTTCAGCGGAATACTTGTGGAAATTGTAGCAGTATTGACAAAGATCGTTGCCGCCGATAAAAGCTGTTACAAGCTTCCAATCTGCCTCGTAGTTAACTTCTGGATGTGCTTTCATTCTCCGTATCATTTCCTCTGTCATAATTGTCATGTGTCTGTTGAACAAGATGGAGGACTTTACTAACGAATAATTAATACGGAAGTTTGACAGCCTAACCAAACTACATATAATATTTTCACACTTTACAATTTTGAGAGTTTTACAGGGTTAAGGTTTACAGCTGAAGTCTACAGAGTAGGAATTAAGGTGACCGAAGTAACTAAATGTTGCTTCATGAAGGATTATATGAGTTAAAGtagttacatatataaataaaacgAGCAGAACTCAAGGAAGAAAAGCACTGCTAAactgaaaaaagaagaattttattTGCTCACTCAGATCTTGCTCCACTGATGCCAGTATTAAACGCTGATTCTTCCGAATTGTATCCCGATATACCGATGGAATATCCCATCAGGTTAGGATTGTACTTCTTGAGAATATCTTAAATAAAAGAATGAAGATGAAATATTGCACTCTGTTGCAAGAAGTCTCTGACTTATGCTGAAAAGGGGTATCAGGGTTAGGGAAATTCGTCTTGAAAATCTTGTGGAATGTTGCAGCTTCGGATTATCGATATAATAAACGTACTGACAAAAGTCTTCTCTCAACAAGCCCCTCCTCTCCCGGAAGTTATAGTAATATGCCATAAGTGAGAAAAGTATAGGGACGAGCTGACCCTCCCCATACGGACGACCCTTTATTGTATCGGCATGTCATCAATGATTTTGATGAATACCAACAGTCCACAAGACATGTTAGTTCAGAGCACAATTTTTACTTCGTCATTGAAAGGCATATAAGGTATCTTCTGCCAATACTCTGTGCTACGTTTGTTCttcaaataaatacattttgaaattgtaaatCGTAAATAACGACACTTGTAGTGCCATCGACCATCCAGGGCGAACATGTGTCACAACAGGCATATTACCTGCGaacccctaccccacccaacGCTCTTCCAAAAGTACTGCATCCACCATAATATTAAACTTGTCACCCCGGAAGACGCATTTGTACAGTGAGAAAAAATGCCTTCTTTGATAGAAGACGAGGATGGTATAGTGTTGGACTACATAGGCGTCCATTTTCTCTACGACGTATATACTCTGTGGACCAATACTGTTTTAACTCAACGCAAAACAGCAACAGTTGAAAACAGAAGTAAAACTTACTTGGAAGTGTCGATACTTCCTCAATTGTTAGATCCCCACCGATTCTGAAGAACACAAACATATTGGCTCatgtaataaatttaaaaaaaaacactttattAACACGATACCAGTATACCTTTTCAACGGTTAAGAGCTTACGTATGATTTATCGTTCATATTGTGGTACAGTGTGATACTGGTTGGCACAGTATCCACGTGACATGGATACACATATAATTAAATCGTGTATAGTCTATACAGTTTGTTGTTAGCTATATTTAAATACAGTTTTCGTggtcaatttttttatattatgttGTAGGTGAGAACGAAAGTTTGGCAAATTATAAATTTGTAGAACGAAGATTAAAATTGCATGTGCATAATTATTACCAGTTCAGTACTTCTAAAGAAATGTCCTTCAAACATAGACTATACTAAATagctatttcttttttttacaatacaatataacatttaaataacatttcGTGAGTATAGTGTGTAGACAGGTTCAAGGTAAAGAACAAGTTAAAAGTTAAAGTAACATAGAACTATACGTACGGCCAAGAGCGCCCTCTGTATTCTCCTACCATTTCATCCAAAGTACACGCATCTGCACCGAAAGCAGCCTATCAGCATATTAAAACAAGGGGGATGTATGAAAAttgaatgagaaggaaggtgTCTGACTAATGGACTAAAAAACTCCTCTGGTTACATTAAAAAGTGGTGATGAGCAACTGCCGAAATTTTATGGTGTTTACAACATATTCTTGTAGACGAGGCACTGTTAACAAAAGTGTTGGTTATGGTTATTGCATTAACCTCATAGCACGCACTTTCCTCGAACAAATCcattaaattaacataaaagATTCCGAAACTTTTGAACTATTAGGAAGGTTCAAATTTGTTGGGAGGGGGTACGGGAGGGTACTATTTCGAAGCCATAAGACTATGACACTCATATGACATACAGTCGCGTAAAAAGCCAGGTAAAGGGATTTTTAAGATATGTAAGGAtagtataaaacaaaaactgaaaagCGAGAAGCAGACGAAAACGAAGAAGTCTAATCTCCGTATTTTACTCACCGTTAAGGAATCTCCCATTGCACCGACGATAGATATATCATGTGGACGCAGTTCGTGAActttaaagaaataataaccATTGTACCGTTATCATTTTGACTTCTTTAAAGCAGAAAGTAGGCAGTTACTGTCAACTAATTGCTATTGGTGGATAGAATGATCTAGTTATATACCGATTCAGTTGCAACGCTACTGAACTGCTGGATTGGTACGACACCAGACAGAATTTTTATCAGTTGTTATAGGGGCTTGTACAACTACAGCGATAGCGTCATGGATGCATGAACGAAACATTGCAACGATAAATAGTATGGAGTAAATGTAGCCATGTAGGACACATTTGTACCACTCTGTGTGATACTTGGCATCTCAATCTTTAAATTAATCAAACCATCTCCAAACCTTTAtcgaataagaaaaaaacaggaTATTCTTTCTATACTCGTGGGTAGTGCTGTGAAAGGGTGACAtgtaggtaacgaataggtgtTCTAAAGGAGTTGGACTGTCTCAACAAGGTGGGTCTATGTCATGTGTACCGAAACAAGCCTGTATGGCCTGCATCGGTAATGCACTTACATCAATTTGTTAAGAGTAATTCCCAACTTCAAAGCCTTCACGTATTTGTAGCTCCCGATAAGTGAATGTGTAAGAATATTTCGTTTGCATGGAGGAGCAATCATTTATACATAAACTGTTCACTACTTTTCGTTACTTAGCTGAGGTACGACATACCTGATGTTGCAGGTGGCCCAGACGTACTGTCCACGTCACATTCAAATGTGTAAGGATGTTCCTGAAAAATACgcacaaataaacaaaatccaAGACGATATTAATGAAATAGCTTTTGCTTCCAcgtaagaaaaaaattatgcatGAGAATATCGTTATATTCGTAAAGTCATTTTGTATGCATGCCCTATAAGAGAGAAATTGTAGGATCAGTCTAGTTTGTACCAGTTAACATTGTCTAAAAATAAGCAAGCTACATTTGCTAGCTGATGTATCTGTACTTTAAAGAAgagaaaaatgttcaaaataatatttatgaCAAACACTATATTATGCATGTGACGTATTCATACACAAAACGAGAACCGTGTACTTGGTATCAAGTGTAATATATACTTTAGTTGTATTATAGCCAGTATGATATGAAATTATAGATTTCaggaaatatttgatatatttattgttgttccatgttttttttctcttcactTTTGTAGTTTTTGTGGTTGAAGAAAGTTGATGCTTACATATTCCAGACGGCATGGTTCGTCTCTCGGAGAAACCTCGTCAAGGATACCTAGAAACTTAAGGAACGTTGGCCAAACATCTGTAAAGTACAATTATGAAATCTCGTACAGTAAACAAGGTACATGAAACCGTCATAAACATTATGTATTGTTCTGGGACctaattaatttgaattcatGTGCTTTTCTTATGTAATAAAGAGGagtttgagagagagagagaggtggagagaggtggagagtggcgagggggggggggggcagagaagATGTGGGGTGGCCCTCTTGTAAAGTGTATAttcttttaaatatattgataaaataGTTTAAGCAGGGATATTGTTTGGCAACATTTtcgtatgtttatatatttctttttttaaggggcgggtggggatgggggtggggtgggctaACCTAACTTTCACCTCCATTGAGATGACACTTACAGGGTCTTGTCAGTTTCTCCGATATTTTAAGCAGTTTACTTCAATATCAAAGCCGGAAGTGAGGatgttattgtttatttttatctttcctTCCTCCAAGTCAATCCATACAGCCATGATGCATGGGCTTGTCTCAGAGTGGTAGCATATCAACTTCATTACTATATCAATCCATCTCTTATATGCAAGAGAGATATGCAATTAAGACAAAAAAGCACGACATTATAAGCAAAAACAGTCACTGAATATGAAAATCCAGTTTAACGAAGATCTACAGACTGaaccaaacttgaaaatgatccTAATCATAACTTTACGCTGTTCTTATATgattaaataaaatgtttagTCCATCTTTatttaccctaaccctaaccccgaCCCCGACCCCGAAACCGAAATCAACCCCCCGTCATCTACAGATGGAAGCATACCAAACATTCATGTCCATGTATAAGATATGTTTGTAATCATCTTTTGTATTGATAAGCAATGTGGAATAATTAATAATTGTGCATTCAATTTGCTGAAAAAACTATGCTAAATAGTGAAAGACATTATTCTGTTCATCTATTTCTATATGCATCGATATATTATATCCGTGGTTCTTCAAGCAATTCCTTCAAATTTTAGCCTCGAAATCATTCCATATCTAATTtttttcatacatttttttaacaaacaaGAGAAAATTATACACTTACTATCGTCTGCATTACCCACTTGCTCGACACACAGGACTGTACTTACAACGGAAAGAAGCACGAGCAAACGAAGCTTTTCCATATTCACTTTAAGTTTATATAAAAGTTTTCTTGTAGTTTTCCCCTTTTTGTTGAATCCTGTAGCTTGAgataacacacacaaacatacacactgAATGAGCTATTCCTCTTGTAAAGGATCCCCTCGCTTCAGTCCTATATTACTGCTTTAATTGTAGCTATTAATTTTAATGGGTTCAAAGTTTTTATCGCAAATTCAAACTAATTACAGATAAAAATAAAAGCTGCTTATCTCCATTGTATATCATCTCTTATAACAATCGGCCTTAATATCTATTGATTTCTTAACACTTTTGAAGAGACCTGGTTGTGACGTAAAATGTGAAGAGTAACAGTTAAGGTAATACTTcgtgaggtcaaagttcatacTGATATGCTTCCTCTCTGGAAGGGATCTTCTGTTGGCAACAAGTTATAGAAATGTTCTTCATATGTTGGTCAAAatcacatcctcatagcattttatTACCGTAAGAGATGGAATATTTCAATCCTCTAGCTCAGGGGTtacctaactggggtgcatgaacatggtgtgcgtgagtccatcccagggggttcgtgagacgtttctgaaagtcaaaactagagtaatTTTTGTGGatctaaaatctgatatatcatataatttagtaatgtacaaaagtcgtacctatcgataAACTTTTTTTGCGTTCCAttcgcatatgttgccatagtagtaccgtaccgtgcatgtgattaaataactgaattatgaaacagacacaggccgcatgactttggtcacggtgaagttggtgtacgcatgaccgTACGTCGtaaagataaagagctgatctgatcttgaagtttccaaataaatatttgatcatctcttttgtttttcattacaaatattacactatgaacttgatcctttacgaagcactgttatgcgtattatagtataataatcactcagatcgtgtctcgaaaagttgggggttcgtggacaactctgacatccacagggggttcgtgggggataaAGTTGGGAAACCCTGCTCTAGCTGGAGATATTCCTGTAATTATATCATCAACAACAACAGAGTTTGTGACGTCATCAGGGGAAGTACGCTGTTCATTCAGAGGAAGTGTGCTCTGTTCAGTTTTTAGAATATTTCCATCGTTGCACAGGAGACAATAATTATGCAAAAGAGTTGCATTGGattaaattataaatacagGGACCAGGGCGTAGCAAAGAAAAACATCTGATTAACTTTGGAAGATAAAGACGCTGGTTTTTTCTCATACACATAGTTGAAGACTTCAGAAAGTCTAAATACGAAATCATATATCCACatgttctttcatttctttatgtGACTATTGATTTATTACGATATTCTTTTTGCTTAATCAATGGAGATGGGTTTGGCGAAATTAGACTCAAAAATTGAAGATCTTTACATGACCCAATGTTGGCAATACTGACAGTGTCGACACCGTTAAATTTCTATCTTCTGatgttgtaaacatgataagaaTAATATTTTCCCAAAAATCTTAGtcagaataaaaaaattgaagtttAACGAAAGTTTGCGGTCGAGCATTGTGCAATATGCGCAAGTAAAAATACACTAAAATAGTCATTTTGAAGTTCTGTCTGTATTTCCCTTGGCTTTTTCAACAACGTTGAGTGATTCCACTATTAATATACAATGAAAAATGGAATACTGTTCTGATTTtacataattaatataataCTGTTTATGTAACTTGGTTGACGGGCATTGCAGTATTTACTCAACCAAACAATGCAGTGAATTATACTCATATTGTCATATAGGTTTCAACAATTTTACGACTTTCTTATAACTCAACTAGCCTATGGAATATAGCTATGATTCTGCTTGATCAAAGTTGCTTAAAACAATTACCTTCATGAAATGTTTTACATGCCTTAAAAATCGTTGATGAATACATGCTGGTCAGGGTTGCAATTCAATTCCTACGTACCAATTAGGCTATAaaaacatttgaagttgacatATTTCacaccaaaagtgaacttgaagcaaacaggtgtgatgtcatagatacATACTGACaaattttgatttctttttttttctttaaagatgtacatcaaaattTCGTTATTCAAAATTGTGATGCATTAACACTTAAatacactacagtaggcctattgaTAACTTAACTTCCCCTAAAGCAAAGCTGGGACTGTATAATGTTCAGGGTTCAAAAGAAAATACCGTGAACAAAATAAggataaacaaaacatttactcgCAGTTTgaaactatgacgtcacaccatGTTCACTTCATAAGGGGGGTGGGAAAGGGAGTGTGAGTAGGGAAATGGGTGAGCTTAAATCCTGTTAGTAACGTAAACTATCGTCGATAGTACAATAGTTAACAGAGAGATCTGTATGGTTGTCGCTCCGCCTTGTGTTTCTGCATAATAAGGATATTTCTCGACGTCGATACCACTGTTCATATTCGTGTAAATGTATGGGTTTTCCTGTCGATAGAAAAATGTCGATATATACCGTCACAAAAGgtttaaaaacaagaaaatcatttgtgattttCTGTGGatgtttttatcaatatttaaacgTCAACGCTGAATGTGACGGTGTACCGGTACTCACCACTGCTGCGATACTATCAAATTAAAATACTACCACTAAAAATGCTTAATTCACGATGTTAAAGAACAAAAGTATAAACGCATTGCCGCTATTATATCCGCCTGTCTCACTTGAGAATTGTACTTATATACCCATCACTGTTGAAAACCACCTGGTATTTAAAAAAACTATATCACGTGGTcgtctatagatatatatatatatatataaatatatatatatatatatatatatatatatctatagaatAGAAGATTGTACACATACTTAAACTGTCGCAACATTTTAAATCTTACCGAAAGAAATTCAGTAAAGTaacaaataatacaaatgtTTCAAAGAATTATAGGCATATATACCTTGGTTGGGCATTTGATGTCTTCTGGAGGATTCCAAGAGTCAGATTTTTGTCCTACAGGCTGAAGCTGTTTTAGAGCAAagagaaaaaatgttttaatgtcaaGACTGGTAACATTTATCAAAACCCTTTCTAAATTGATCGAACATCAAAATATGCTTAATTTATTGTTGCATACGACCAACTAACAAAGCAAAAATTATGTTGGTTAGTGCCAAGTATTATATAAGGTATACTATAAACTTCCAGATTAAATTTGATGGCTTAAAGGTCAATGGTGTTGCCTCAACATCTTATCATCTGACCATTGAATTAATTGAATGAAGACAGGTCCTCCTCGAGGGATATAAACACGATTAAAAGTTTGGatagtattgtatagtatagtatggtatggtgtggtattgcatagtattgtatagtatagtataggatagtatagtataggatagtatagtataggatagtatagtataggatagtatagtatagtataggatagtatagtatagtataggatagtatagtatagtatatgatagtataatatagtatagtatagtataggaAAGTATAGCATAggatagtatagtatagtatagtttaGTGCAGTGTAGTGTAGTGTGGTGTAGTATAGTGTCGTAGAGTATATAGCAGACGATGGTGGATACAGTtgagtacatacagtatagtgcATGCAGTATCGTGCATCGCAGTGGATAGGCTACTTTATAATCGGCATATTGCATAGTGCATACAGTTAACGACATACAAAAGTGCATAGCCTGTATATCACATGCAGTAAAGTATACAGTGTAGGAAGTATAGTACGAGCCGTAAAGGGCAGTTAATATAGTTTTTACAATACAGCATATAGCATAGCATGCACAATATAGTGAATAAAGAGCATACAGTAAATAAAGCAGGGAACAGAATGTAATACTAACCATATTTTTCCACAATTCCTTGGCCATGGTAGCGTGACCCTTGGCGCTGAAGTGGAAACAGTCTGGTGCAAAATAAGACGAATCACCTTCCAGATTCTGCAGAGACAGAGAGttaaaatgattttattattttaatacagacatatcaataaatatcagttgTAAAGCTAAATGCATTCTTCGTCTCTGTACAGGCATACACACACATGGTAATACACTATAGGTTACACGTATGGTACTACTGCAGGGATAGCGCCGCGTATTACCATAGTATATACTATCATACATAATATGTTATTATGCGATCTCCTTGAGCAATGTCACATTTTACATGACTAGTTTGATATGTAAGAATTCGTTAAAGTAGGCCTACTCGTCCTGAATGAGTACCAAGACCTTTAAATCAAGTACTAGTATGAGTATTTTCAGCATACGAGTTCCTTACATCTAGTACGACTATCGAGAACTTGCACAAAATATACTCGAGTACTACTCGAGCACCCAGTACTTTCAAGTCCTTCACAACATCAATATTTCCACGACGGATTCCTTCACAAGCAGTTAAAAGTTATACATTTGAAGAAAACTTCCACAAATCAATATTTCATGAACCCAACATCAGAAGGAAATAAAGGGGAAAATATttacaggtaagagaggaaacCGTGTGTTTGTAAGAAATGGTTGATAAACCACCGTGAAGTCGTCCCTGGTATCATAGCGACCACTCATTACTAATTCTTCTGTCTTCGACTAGgggtgaaaaaacaaaacaaatgtcaaCAGTTATGAATTTCAAATAAGGACAAATTGATAGAAACATTATTGTGtttcatcaacaacaacaaaaaaaaacatcgtgATGTTGAAAATATATGCTGTTTGAATATGTTATTGACAATTTATACTCATAGCAGGCGGTAGCGTGTCATCAAAGCCTAAGGAGTCATAAACCCAAATGTTGTTGTTGAAGGGAAATGTATCGTAATGGTAATATTGAATAGAAATACCCTTAAACAGGAAGACAGAATCATTTTTGGTTTTAGGTTTTGGAGACTCATATAGTTTTAGTGTCCATTCATACTCGACATGGACAATTTCATTCCTAGGTATAACATTATCATATCCCACTTAATGATCGACGAATCATGATCCCTACATCAGCTTTCATAATTTTCGAGCTTTCTTATCTTGCAAAAGCTTTACCAGGCAGTTTGTCATATCAAAGTTGGAATTTTAACTTAAAGTTACGGAACTTTTaaaatactgtatattattTGCAAATTTTATAGATTTACTTTTCACTACCGAATTCAATTactattttcaatatttatagaCAATTGGGAATCGTTTCGGAGACAAATAAGGTATAAGCATTATAAACCTATGTCATTACCCACCATCCGTTACCTGCTCCCCTATGCCCTTACCCCTCCACCCATACCCCCATTCTGCCCTGACCCTCAGACATAACCTTATGCGTGTAAAACTTCAGACATTCTGCC
This window contains:
- the LOC139971584 gene encoding phospholipase B1, membrane-associated-like, with product MEKLRLLVLLSVVSTVLCVEQVGNADDNVWPTFLKFLGILDEVSPRDEPCRLEYEHPYTFECDVDSTSGPPATSVHELRPHDISIVGAMGDSLTAAFGADACTLDEMVGEYRGRSWPIGGDLTIEEVSTLPNILKKYNPNLMGYSIGISGYNSEESAFNTGISGARSEHMTIMTEEMIRRMKAHPEVNYEADWKLVTAFIGGNDLCQYCYNFHKYSAEQYVENIKQALDILHKEMPRTIVNVMGILRVTDVDHLSSLKCDAIHILACGCATFQQGDKYAELLQLIEDYQTLLEDLIMSGRYDTKDDFTVVYQPYLTKTRFPLLPNMDADASYFAPDCFHFSGKGHGTMAKELWNNMLEPVGQKSAEWDPPENIQCPTKENPYIYTNMNSGLSPEEYAPLKADATTFRLSLLSLVSLILAFLL